A portion of the Patescibacteria group bacterium genome contains these proteins:
- a CDS encoding HAMP domain-containing histidine kinase, with amino-acid sequence MFKKARLKLTAWYLVIIMVISISFSFALYGILQTEIHRFAILQRGRFERRYSPSPLGFSPAIDADLVEGLNRRLIFSLIVINTGIFIVSAGLGYFLAGRTLRPIKKMLEDQNRFISDASHELKTPITALKTSLEVGLRDKNLTLAKAKELVAENLSDVNRLQKLTESLLSISNFQSNANLSNLTNLSLDEILETAKKQTSSLARIKKIKVKLEKTDQKIFGDKNSLAELFVVLLDNAIKYNRKGGNVDITFKNTANMAVAEISDSGIGISKEDLPHIFDRFYRADSARSQENHNGFGLGLSIAKQIVDNHHGKIVAESEIGKGSIFSVYLPT; translated from the coding sequence ATGTTTAAAAAAGCACGACTAAAACTTACCGCTTGGTATTTGGTGATCATTATGGTCATTAGTATTTCTTTTAGTTTCGCTTTATACGGTATTTTGCAAACCGAAATTCATCGCTTTGCAATTTTGCAAAGAGGTCGCTTCGAAAGAAGGTACTCCCCTTCCCCATTGGGTTTCTCTCCAGCTATTGATGCAGATCTAGTCGAAGGGTTAAATCGGCGATTAATTTTTTCTTTGATTGTAATCAATACTGGAATTTTTATCGTTTCAGCAGGTTTGGGATATTTTTTAGCTGGTAGAACGCTAAGACCAATCAAAAAAATGTTGGAAGATCAAAATAGATTTATCAGCGATGCTTCGCACGAGCTAAAAACCCCGATAACCGCGCTAAAAACATCTTTGGAGGTGGGTCTTCGTGATAAGAATCTTACTCTTGCCAAGGCTAAAGAACTAGTCGCAGAAAACCTTAGCGATGTAAACAGGTTGCAAAAACTTACAGAAAGTTTGTTGTCCATTTCCAATTTCCAAAGCAACGCCAATTTGTCCAATTTGACGAATTTGTCTTTAGATGAAATTCTTGAGACTGCTAAAAAACAAACAAGTTCTCTAGCTAGGATTAAGAAAATAAAAGTTAAATTAGAAAAGACCGATCAAAAGATATTTGGCGATAAAAACAGTCTCGCGGAGCTTTTTGTGGTCCTTTTGGATAATGCCATTAAATACAACCGTAAGGGCGGTAATGTGGATATCACTTTCAAAAATACCGCAAACATGGCAGTTGCAGAAATTTCCGATTCAGGAATTGGTATCTCTAAAGAAGATCTCCCCCATATCTTTGACCGATTTTATCGAGCGGATTCTGCCAGAAGTCAAGAGAATCACAATGGATTTGGTCTTGGTTTATCCATAGCAAAACAGATTGTAGACAATCATCA